The following are encoded in a window of Urocitellus parryii isolate mUroPar1 chromosome 7, mUroPar1.hap1, whole genome shotgun sequence genomic DNA:
- the Znf34 gene encoding LOW QUALITY PROTEIN: zinc finger protein 34 (The sequence of the model RefSeq protein was modified relative to this genomic sequence to represent the inferred CDS: inserted 1 base in 1 codon) yields MAHLSDRLLTTAFRKPRAQAMETLFPSVSLQTKSTFEDVAVLLSQDEWGRLGPAQRDLYREVMLETYQNLVSLAAPGQMACSIALHLVTNPGPFPSQEQEPTTGPKPGVILQLERGDEPWVDMQNAQGRVHMRVSRSAPGTRTECQGSLDKSERQKHARPDTRMGKESSREARGRPFTDQRPHKCETCEQSSEQRSYLNHHQRVHRSKKPNLVPDSGEISNSNLVVREDQKIPTGKKLHDRGHCEKTFRYRANLAKHERLHRQEQPFKCGDCGQAFGQRPNLMKHLRTHSGEKPYGCGDRGKAFSDGSILLRHRRTHTGEKPFECKDCGKGCTQSSNLIQHQRIHTGEKPYKCHACEKAFVQKTKLVEHQRSHTGECHHCXRVLGQSTHLLQHQRIRNSSRLIPHQRSHHRSGKPYACGDCHKAFSQRAYLAQRRRAHTGEKPYRCGQCGQAFRHRSNRCQHQRTHLRTDWPL; encoded by the exons ATGGCG CACCTGAGTGACAGGCTCCTGACTACTGCCTTCAGGAAGCCCAGGGCACAGGCGATGGAGACCTTGTTCCCATCTGTTTCACTCCAG ACCAAGTCGACCTTCGAGGATGTGGCTGTGCTCCTCTCCCAGGACGAGTGGGGTCGCCTGGGTCCTGCCCAGAGGGACCTCTATAGGGAAGTGATGCTGGAGACCTACCAGAACCTAGTCTCACTGG CAGCCCCAGGGCAGATGGCCTGCAGCATAGCCCTGCATCTGGTTACCAACCCAGGCCCTTTTCCTTCCCAGGAGCAGGAACCTACTACAGGTCCCAAGCCCGGAGTGATCTTACAGCTGGAGCGAGGGGACGAGCCCTGGGTGGACATGCAGAATGCCCAGGGGAGAGTGCACATGAGAGTCAGCCGCTCAG CTCCTGGGACCAGGACTGAGTGCCAGGGAAGCCTGGATAAGTCAGAGCGGCAGAAACACGCCAGGCCAGACACACGGATGGGCAAGGAGAGCAGCCGGGAGGCTAGGGGAAGGCCTTTCACGGATCAGCGACCTCACAAATGTGAGACTTGTGAGCAAAGTTCTGAGCAGAGATCCTACCTCAACCACCATCAACGTGTGCACCGGTCAAAAAAGCCAAATCTAGTTCCTGACTCAGGGGAAATCTCAAATTCAAACTTAGTTGTTAGAGAAGATCAGAAAATTCCCACTGGGAAAAAGCTGCATGATCGTGGTCACTGTGAGAAGACCTTCAGGTACCGCGCCAACCTGGCCAAGCACGAGCGGCTCCACCGCCAGGAACAGCCCTTCAAGTGCGGCGACTGCGGGCAGGCCTTCGGCCAGAGGCCCAACCTCATGAAGCACCTGCGCACCCACAGCGGGGAGAAGCCCTACGGCTGCGGCGACCGCGGGAAGGCCTTCAGCGATGGCTCCATCCTCCTTCGGCATCGCCGGACtcacactggggagaagccctttGAGTGTAAAGACTGCGGCAAAGGCTGTACCCAAAGCTCTAACCTTATCCAACATCAAAGAATTCACacgggagagaagccctataaatgccACGCGTGTGAGAAAGCCTTCGTCCAGAAAACCAAGCTTGTGGAGCACCAGCGAAGCCACACCGGGGAGTGCCACCACT GCCGGGTCCTCGGCCAGAGCACACACCTCCTCCAGCACCAGCGCATCCGCAACAGCTCCAGGCTCATCCCGCACCAGCGGTCACACCACCGCAGCGGGAAGCCCTACGCCTGCGGTGACTGCCACAAGGCCTTCAGCCAGAGGGCCTACCTGGCCCAGCGCCGCAGGGCGCACACCGGGGAGAAGCCCTACAGGTGCGGCCAGTGTGGCCAGGCCTTTCGGCACAGGTCCAACAGGTGTCAGCACCAGAGGACGCACCTCCGCACAGACTGGCCCCTGTGA
- the Rpl8 gene encoding large ribosomal subunit protein uL2 — protein sequence MGRVIRGQRKGAGSVFRAHVKHRKGAARLRAVDFAERHGYIKGIVKDIIHDPGRGAPLAKVVFRDPYRFKKRTELFIAAEGIHTGQFVYCGKKAQLNIGNVLPVGTMPEGTIVCCLEEKPGDRGKLARASGNYATVISHNPETKKTRVKLPSGSKKVISSANRAVVGVVAGGGRIDKPILKAGRAYHKYKAKRNCWPRVRGVAMNPVEHPFGGGNHQHIGKPSTIRRDAPAGRKVGLIAARRTGRLRGTKTVQEKEN from the exons ATGGGCCGAGTGATCCGTGGACAGAGAAAGGGTGCCGGCTCCGTGTTCCGCGCGCACGTGAAACACCGCAAGGGCGCCGCACGTTTGCGCGCAGTGGACTTCGCAGAGCGACACGGTTACATCAAAGGCATCGTGAAG GACATTATCCACGACCCGGGCCGCGGCGCGCCCCTCGCCAAGGTCGTCTTCCGGGATCCCTACCGGTTTAAAAAGCGGACGGAGCTGTTCATCGCCGCCGAGGGCATCCACACAGGCCAGTTCGTGTACTGCGGAAAGAAGG CCCAGCTCAATATTGGCaatgttctccctgtgggaaccaTGCCTGAGGGTACGATTGTGTGTTGCCTGGAGGAGAAGCCTGGGGACCGGGGCAAGCTGGCCCGAGCCTCCGGTAACTATGCCACGGTCATCTCTCACAATCCTGAGACCAAGAAGACTCGTGTGAAGCTGCCCTCTGGCTCCAAAAAGGTCATTTCCTCGGCCAACAGAGCTGTTGTCG GTGTGGTGGCTGGAGGTGGCCGAATTGACAAACCTATCTTGAAAGCTGGTCGTGCCTACCACAAGTATAAGGCAAAGAGGAACTGCTGGCCTCGTGTACGGGGTGTGGCCATGAAT CCTGTAGAACATCCCTTCGGAGGAGGTAACCACCAGCATATTGGCAAACCCTCCACCATCCGCCGAGATGCTCCTGCTGGCCGCAAAGTGGGTCTCATTGCTGCCCGCCGGACTGGGCGACTCCGTGGAACCAAGACCGTGCAGGAAAAAGAGAACTAG